A part of Corynebacterium mustelae genomic DNA contains:
- the cobF gene encoding precorrin-6A synthase (deacetylating), producing MREIVVIGIGAGNPQHITLEGVAALERADVVVALDKGDVKDDLMGVRREILRAHNPDIAVIAVADPPRDRSPRDYAAEVHRWHDQRAQLLEATIVENTEPDGVAAFLVWGDPSLYDSTLRIIERFTTPVTVTVIPGITAVQALTAAHKILLNRVGEEIVITTGRNVAAGARHRNCVVMLDGGAAWLESVTPHTYIWWGAYVGTPSEVLIHGYVSEIGAELAELKKKLRAEHGWIMDIYLLRELDSSS from the coding sequence ATGCGTGAGATCGTAGTAATTGGTATCGGCGCGGGGAATCCGCAACATATTACGTTGGAAGGGGTTGCCGCTTTAGAACGTGCCGACGTCGTCGTGGCGCTGGATAAGGGGGACGTGAAAGACGACTTAATGGGCGTTAGGCGCGAGATCCTTCGCGCCCATAACCCGGACATTGCGGTGATTGCGGTTGCCGATCCACCACGGGACCGCAGTCCGCGCGACTATGCTGCTGAAGTACACCGGTGGCATGATCAGCGTGCCCAGCTATTGGAAGCCACCATTGTTGAAAATACCGAGCCGGATGGGGTGGCGGCGTTTTTAGTGTGGGGCGACCCGTCGCTATACGACTCGACGTTGCGGATTATTGAACGCTTTACAACACCAGTGACTGTGACAGTGATTCCTGGTATCACGGCAGTGCAAGCGTTGACAGCGGCACACAAGATTCTTCTTAATCGAGTAGGAGAGGAGATTGTGATAACCACCGGTCGAAATGTGGCGGCGGGTGCTAGGCATCGCAATTGTGTGGTGATGCTTGATGGGGGTGCCGCGTGGCTGGAATCAGTAACCCCCCACACATACATATGGTGGGGGGCGTATGTGGGAACACCGAGCGAGGTGTTAATCCACGGTTATGTTTCAGAGATTGGAGCCGAACTGGCGGAGCTAAAGAAGAAGCTGCGTGCCGAGCACGGTTGGATCATGGATATTTATTTATTGCGTGAGCTTGATAGTTCCTCATAG
- a CDS encoding mycoredoxin — MSNELVTLHTTTWCPFCQKLVAALDSAGIPYTNIDVEDNPDAGEWVKSVNNGNRVVPTVLYSDGSHATNPPAKQVIRRYEELSSSRNK, encoded by the coding sequence ATGAGCAACGAATTAGTTACCCTCCACACCACCACATGGTGCCCTTTCTGCCAGAAGCTAGTAGCTGCACTGGATTCGGCAGGAATCCCCTATACAAATATCGACGTCGAAGACAATCCTGACGCTGGCGAATGGGTGAAATCCGTAAATAACGGAAATCGAGTGGTACCAACCGTCTTGTATTCCGACGGAAGCCACGCCACCAACCCACCGGCAAAACAGGTAATCCGACGCTATGAGGAACTATCAAGCTCACGCAATAAATAA